In a single window of the Melioribacteraceae bacterium genome:
- a CDS encoding adenine phosphoribosyltransferase, producing MNLADLIRDVPNFPKEGIIFKDITTLLKEPNGLKEATTNLYNLSKNKGITKVVGIESRGFILGGVLAEKLDAGFVPIRKPGKLPSEKIAESYSLEYGTDSIEIHKDAISPGDKVLLHDDLLATGGTMEAAVKLIERLGGEVVQISFIIELDFLNGREKLSKYEIHSLLHY from the coding sequence ATGAACTTAGCCGATTTAATTAGAGATGTACCCAATTTCCCTAAAGAAGGAATAATTTTTAAAGATATTACAACTTTATTGAAAGAACCAAACGGACTTAAAGAAGCCACAACTAATCTTTATAACCTATCTAAAAATAAAGGGATAACCAAAGTAGTTGGAATTGAATCGCGTGGATTTATTCTTGGTGGAGTTCTTGCAGAAAAATTGGATGCCGGATTTGTGCCAATCAGAAAACCGGGGAAACTACCATCGGAAAAAATAGCTGAAAGTTATTCCCTTGAATATGGAACAGACTCAATTGAGATTCATAAAGATGCAATTTCACCCGGTGATAAGGTCTTGCTCCACGATGATTTACTAGCCACGGGTGGCACAATGGAAGCCGCGGTTAAATTAATTGAAAGACTGGGTGGAGAAGTTGTTCAAATCTCTTTTATTATTGAATTAGATTTTCTGAATGGACGAGAAAAACTTTCGAAATATGAAATCCATTCACTTCTACATTATTAG
- the dusB gene encoding tRNA dihydrouridine synthase DusB has product MFSFGKLNIDKGLLLAPMEDVTDIAFRKLCKELGADLVYTEFVNSDGLIRNNKKTAQKLEITDEERPVGIQIYGGNLEPMIEAAKIAEEKNPEIIDINAGCWVKKIAGRGAGAGLLKDPCYMQTMVEEIVKAVKIPVTVKTRIGWDSDSINILEVAKRIEDAGAQALTIHCRTRVQGHSGDADWSWIPKIKEIVKIPVALNGGVFTPEDVKRAYDETNADAVMIARGAIDHPWIFREAKELLAGHEYMPVTPEERVETALRHLKYSLAIRETTGTIIPFRKYYAGYLKGLPNNKEIRQELYQQLEYAPIEEILYRYLKQVKEHEKMEQSKIEVREK; this is encoded by the coding sequence ATGTTCTCATTTGGAAAATTAAATATAGATAAGGGATTATTACTCGCCCCAATGGAAGATGTAACCGATATCGCATTCCGTAAATTATGCAAGGAACTGGGAGCTGATCTGGTTTACACTGAATTTGTTAATTCGGATGGATTGATTAGAAATAATAAAAAGACAGCTCAAAAATTAGAAATTACCGATGAAGAAAGACCGGTAGGTATTCAAATTTATGGTGGTAATCTTGAACCGATGATTGAAGCGGCAAAAATTGCTGAAGAAAAGAATCCTGAAATAATTGATATCAATGCGGGATGTTGGGTCAAAAAAATAGCCGGCAGAGGAGCCGGAGCCGGTTTGTTAAAGGATCCTTGCTATATGCAAACTATGGTTGAAGAGATTGTAAAAGCGGTTAAAATCCCGGTTACTGTTAAAACAAGAATTGGTTGGGATTCTGATTCTATTAATATTTTAGAAGTCGCCAAAAGAATTGAAGATGCAGGCGCTCAAGCTTTGACCATTCACTGTAGAACACGAGTACAAGGACACAGCGGAGATGCCGACTGGAGTTGGATTCCAAAAATAAAAGAAATTGTGAAGATTCCTGTTGCTCTGAATGGAGGAGTATTTACCCCGGAAGATGTGAAGAGAGCATATGATGAAACTAATGCAGATGCGGTGATGATTGCCAGAGGCGCGATCGATCATCCTTGGATTTTTAGGGAAGCCAAGGAGCTTTTGGCAGGTCATGAGTATATGCCGGTAACACCTGAAGAAAGAGTTGAAACAGCGCTTCGACATTTGAAATATTCACTGGCAATTAGGGAGACTACAGGGACGATAATTCCTTTTAGAAAATATTACGCAGGATACCTAAAGGGGCTTCCAAATAATAAAGAAATTAGACAAGAATTATATCAACAATTAGAGTATGCTCCCATTGAAGAAATATTATATAGATACTTAAAGCAAGTTAAGGAGCATGAAAAAATGGAGCAGTCAAAAATAGAGGTGAGAGAAAAATGA